From the genome of Streptomyces sp. S4.7:
GTCGATGACCTTCTTGCCGCCCGAGTGGACCAGCCAGTGGTCGATGTCCGCGCGTTCCAGACCGGTGCCGCCGAGCAGCCGGTCGACCACCTCCTCGGCGTTCGCCCCGACGACATACGGCACGTCACGGTCGAGGAAGAAGCTGAACTTGCCCTGGTCGTCGTCCCAGTCGTAGCGCATCGCGTCCACCGCTTCGGGGATGATGCGGCTGGCGGCCTTCAGTACGGTGCCCACGGGCGCCGCCTCGTCGGCCTCCGCCGTCTTTGTCGCGTGCGCGCCGTGCGCCGCGCGTGCCGTTCCCGCCGGGTCGGTGACCATCACGACGGCCGCCGCGCCGTCGCCGAAGAGGCTGTTCACCACCGAGGTGCGCATGGTGCCGTCGAAGACATAGGCGGCGGAGCAGACCTCCGCGCAGACCATGACGGCCGCCTGCCCGGGGTTGGCCGCCGACCAGGACGCGACGGCGGCCATGGCGTTGAGGCCGGCGTTGCAGCCCATGCCCACGACGTCGAGCCGGCCGGTGGAGACCGGCAGCCCCGCTTCCTTGACGAGATGGGCGGAGAAACCGGGTGTGAGCAGCCCCGTGGTGGTCACACAGCACAGGTATCCGACATCGGAGAGCGCGAGGCCGGCCCGCTTCAGGGCCGTCTCCAGCGCCTCCCTGCCCGTCCTGACGCCCTGCTCCTTGTGCTTGGCGAGCAGTTCGCCCTGGGTCTCGGTCTTGCGTGTGCCGTCGGCCAGTTCGGGCGGCAGGGTCAGATAGCGGCGCTCGATGGCGCTGTTGAGGAAGACGGACCTGATCCGGGGGTCCTCGATGCCGAACAGCTCCAGCATCTCGCGCTGTGTGTAGGAGTTGGCGGGGGTGGCCGTACCGAAGCCGACAACCGATGGCCGGGGCCCCGCGTTCGCCGTGCTGAGCCGCTGTCCGGGCGCCCGGGTCGCGGGCTCGGTGGGGACGGCGGCGGAGGCCGGGGCCGTGGGTTCTGTGGCGGTCATGCCGGCACCTCCAGCTCGTTGGTGGCCAGCTCGATCTGCTCGGTGGTGTGCGCCGCCGAGACGGCCATCCGGATCAGACCGCTGCCCTTGGCCACGGTCGGGAAGAACGCGGGGGTGACGATGACACCCGCCTTGCGCAGCCGCGCCGCGGTCACCAGCGCGTCCTCCTCGCTCTTGAAGAGCGCCCCGCGGATCGGCGACCGGGTGCCCGCGTTGAACAGCGCGCCTCCCGTGCGGGAGTCGAAGAGTTCGGTGTTGCGCCACAGATCCCGCTGGAGCCGCGCGACCGTACCGTCGAGATGCAGCTCCGCCGACGCCCGGCAGGCGCTGATGACGGGCAGCGCGATGGGGCCGCCGAAGATCAGCGGGTTGCCGAATCTTCGCAGCTCGACCGTGTCCTCCTCGGTGTTCAGCAGGACGAAGCCGCCGTTGCTGCCGCCGAACGCCTTGGCGAGCGAGCCGACGAGGATCACCGAGGCGGGCAGCCCGCCCGGCAGATGGCGGAACTCCTCGTACGCGAAACCCGCCCCCTGTTCACCGGTGATCGACACACCGTGCGCGTCGTCCACGTACAGATAGCCCTCG
Proteins encoded in this window:
- the dpgA gene encoding 3,5-dihydroxyphenylacetyl-CoA synthase DpgA; this translates as MTATEPTAPASAAVPTEPATRAPGQRLSTANAGPRPSVVGFGTATPANSYTQREMLELFGIEDPRIRSVFLNSAIERRYLTLPPELADGTRKTETQGELLAKHKEQGVRTGREALETALKRAGLALSDVGYLCCVTTTGLLTPGFSAHLVKEAGLPVSTGRLDVVGMGCNAGLNAMAAVASWSAANPGQAAVMVCAEVCSAAYVFDGTMRTSVVNSLFGDGAAAVVMVTDPAGTARAAHGAHATKTAEADEAAPVGTVLKAASRIIPEAVDAMRYDWDDDQGKFSFFLDRDVPYVVGANAEEVVDRLLGGTGLERADIDHWLVHSGGKKVIDSVKVNLGLSTYALRHTTGVLRDYGNLSSGSFLFSYERLMEEGRVRRGDYGVLMTMGPGSTIETALLQW